Proteins encoded in a region of the Photobacterium profundum SS9 genome:
- a CDS encoding endonuclease/exonuclease/phosphatase family protein encodes MARYAKVVAGFGVVAGVLGFGAFNASFDVSTAPEISAEVLAPQFSFRCIDSIQGLPLDQDGTFTVSVWNIYKQQRENWRTALDTFSRDSDLVLLQEASLNLDLQSYLEGSEWKVRMANAFKFMNTPAGVMNLSNVDAKQTCAYLAMEPWLRLPKSALLSQFSLSNGQTLAVVNLHGVNFSIGLDEYKAQLESLKSVLTKHTGPIILAGDFNTWRQGRIDVLKAFAQSLHLSEVMLRKDQRIKVLGKPLDHVYYRGLRVIAAEAPKTDASDHNPIITTFRLLKS; translated from the coding sequence ATGGCGCGTTATGCAAAAGTTGTTGCAGGGTTTGGGGTTGTCGCTGGTGTATTAGGTTTTGGGGCATTCAATGCATCATTTGATGTTTCGACAGCACCTGAAATCAGTGCAGAAGTACTTGCTCCACAATTTTCATTCCGTTGTATTGATAGCATACAGGGGTTACCGTTAGATCAGGATGGTACTTTCACTGTCTCTGTTTGGAATATTTATAAACAACAGCGTGAGAACTGGCGCACTGCGTTAGATACATTCTCTCGTGATAGTGACTTAGTCTTGTTACAAGAAGCTAGCTTGAATCTTGATTTACAATCTTATCTTGAAGGTAGTGAGTGGAAGGTACGTATGGCCAATGCTTTTAAATTTATGAATACACCTGCTGGTGTGATGAATTTATCTAATGTCGATGCCAAACAAACGTGTGCCTACTTGGCAATGGAACCGTGGTTACGGTTACCTAAGTCAGCATTATTGTCACAATTTTCCTTATCAAACGGACAGACTTTAGCTGTGGTTAATTTACACGGTGTTAATTTTTCGATTGGTTTAGATGAATATAAAGCGCAGCTTGAAAGCTTGAAGTCTGTCCTTACAAAGCATACTGGCCCGATAATTTTAGCGGGGGACTTTAATACTTGGCGTCAGGGAAGAATTGATGTGTTGAAGGCGTTTGCGCAGTCATTGCACTTATCGGAAGTCATGTTACGAAAAGATCAAAGAATAAAGGTCTTGGGTAAGCCATTGGATCATGTCTATTACCGAGGGCTACGTGTGATTGCGGCTGAAGCACCGAAAACCGATGCTTCAGATCATAACCCGATTATTACAACATTTAGGCTACTAAAATCATAA
- a CDS encoding DUF1904 domain-containing protein codes for MPHLRFRAVEFDTVKVLSTALVDDLQPLMACPREDITLEHIPASFIFDGEVSDAYPFVEVLWFDRGQVIQDQVANIITLAIRSALQDNEQDVAVIFSSLTPSAYYDNGEHY; via the coding sequence ATGCCTCATCTCCGTTTTCGTGCTGTTGAATTTGATACAGTCAAAGTATTATCAACAGCTTTAGTGGATGATCTTCAACCACTTATGGCGTGTCCTCGCGAAGATATCACTCTCGAACATATTCCTGCTTCATTTATCTTTGATGGTGAAGTATCTGACGCGTATCCGTTTGTTGAAGTATTGTGGTTTGATCGAGGTCAAGTGATTCAAGATCAAGTTGCGAATATCATTACACTGGCGATCCGTTCTGCTTTGCAAGATAACGAGCAAGATGTTGCCGTTATATTTTCTTCTTTAACGCCAAGTGCTTATTACGATAACGGCGAACATTACTGA
- a CDS encoding ABC transporter ATP-binding protein, which produces MPELLRIENIKQHFYSGGGIFRKGYTIHAVDGVSFSVKQGETLGLVGESGCGKSTLGRSILKLFEPTAGKIFFEGRDITHLSVKEMRSLRQEMQIIFQDPTESLNSRHTVGMIIEEPFIIHGIGKPVERKLWVKELLIKVGLPESAAERYPHEFSGGQRQRIGIARAVALKPKLIICDESVSALDVSVQAQILNLLLELQQEMKLALIFIAHDLSVVKHISDRVAVMYLGKIVELGNALEVYNSPRHPYTQALLSAIPIADPRKRNTNRIMLKGELPSPINPPKGCHFHTRCPYATDKCKEDKPLLVAKVGDHADACHYPLTNQSKPNSVN; this is translated from the coding sequence ATTGAAAATATTAAACAGCACTTCTATTCTGGCGGCGGTATCTTTCGCAAGGGTTACACTATTCATGCTGTCGATGGTGTTAGTTTTTCTGTTAAGCAGGGGGAAACTCTTGGCCTTGTGGGGGAGTCGGGCTGTGGAAAAAGTACGTTGGGACGTTCTATTCTGAAATTGTTTGAACCAACGGCTGGAAAGATATTTTTTGAAGGGCGTGACATTACTCATTTATCAGTCAAAGAAATGCGTTCACTGCGTCAAGAAATGCAGATTATCTTTCAAGATCCCACTGAATCTTTAAATTCTCGCCATACCGTTGGAATGATAATAGAAGAACCTTTCATTATTCATGGTATTGGTAAGCCTGTAGAGCGCAAGTTATGGGTCAAAGAGCTTTTAATTAAAGTCGGTTTACCTGAAAGTGCTGCAGAGCGTTACCCACATGAGTTTTCAGGTGGGCAGAGGCAGCGTATTGGGATTGCTCGTGCTGTTGCATTAAAACCCAAGCTCATTATTTGTGATGAGTCAGTCTCAGCATTAGATGTCTCTGTTCAAGCACAGATCTTAAATTTATTATTAGAGCTTCAACAAGAAATGAAATTAGCGTTGATCTTCATTGCGCATGACTTATCTGTCGTCAAACATATTTCTGATCGTGTGGCCGTAATGTACTTGGGCAAAATTGTAGAGCTGGGTAATGCACTTGAGGTATACAACTCTCCACGTCACCCTTATACACAAGCTTTATTATCCGCGATTCCAATAGCAGACCCTCGAAAGAGAAATACAAATCGAATAATGTTGAAAGGGGAGTTACCCTCACCTATCAATCCCCCCAAAGGTTGCCACTTCCATACACGTTGTCCTTATGCGACAGATAAATGTAAAGAGGATAAACCATTATTAGTAGCGAAAGTTGGTGACCATGCAGATGCGTGTCATTACCCTTTAACGAATCAATCAAAGCCGAATTCCGTCAATTAG